CGCGAGGTTTGTCTCCGCGTGATTCAGGACATCCGCCATGCACTACTCCAGCGTTGTCGCGCCGAGCTGTCGCCGCAGCCCGAGCGCATCCCAGCCATCGAATCCTTCGACGATCTGACCGTCGCGAATGATATCGAGGCTCATGCCGCTCACGCTGACCGAGCGTCCGCTAGCGGGGATGCCGAGGAACTCGCCCTGCTGGGTGCCGGTAAGCGTCCAGCGCGTCACCACGCGGTCGCCTTCTGCGACGATGTCCTCGACAGCGAAGTGCAAATCAGGGAAGGCACGCTGCCACTCGCGCCACTGCCGCCGAAACGCTTCGCGGCCAGCCCCGAAGTCGGCATCGTTCCCGGC
This genomic interval from Thermomicrobiales bacterium contains the following:
- a CDS encoding ester cyclase, whose amino-acid sequence is MSAETNKELARRFFEEVWNAGDEAAIERYIAENAAGNDADFGAGREAFRRQWREWQRAFPDLHFAVEDIVAEGDRVVTRWTLTGTQQGEFLGIPASGRSVSVSGMSLDIIRDGQIVEGFDGWDALGLRRQLGATTLE